The Nonlabens spongiae genome contains a region encoding:
- the rlmN gene encoding 23S rRNA (adenine(2503)-C(2))-methyltransferase RlmN — protein MDFKQKDIRSLSLEELRSFFKSHGESAFRGNQVYDWLWKKGAHDFEDMTNISLKTRDFLKEHFVINHIRVDKMQRSTDGTIKNAVKLHDGLTVESVMIPTDTRSTACVSSQVGCSLNCEFCATARLKRMRNLNPDEIFDQVVAIDQQSRLYNNRPLSNIVFMGMGEPLMNYNNVIKSIEKITSPDGLNMSPKRITVSTSGVPKMIKKLADEEPKFHLALSLHSAIDEKREKIMPFNKQFPLTDIKEALKYWYEKTGSRVTYEYVVWKGINDNEEDVHELVKFCKLIPCKVNIIEYNSIDDPRFEQASKKSIDMYERQLEKNNIIVNVRRSRGKDIDAACGQLANKE, from the coding sequence TTGGATTTTAAGCAAAAAGATATAAGATCATTATCTCTAGAGGAACTGAGGTCATTTTTCAAATCTCACGGAGAGTCTGCATTTAGAGGCAATCAGGTATACGACTGGCTGTGGAAGAAAGGCGCTCATGATTTTGAAGACATGACAAATATTTCTTTGAAAACGCGAGACTTCCTGAAAGAGCATTTTGTAATCAATCACATAAGAGTTGACAAAATGCAACGCAGTACAGATGGGACCATTAAAAATGCCGTGAAACTGCACGATGGCCTGACCGTAGAGTCGGTTATGATTCCTACAGACACACGATCTACGGCCTGCGTATCTTCTCAGGTGGGCTGTAGCTTGAACTGTGAATTTTGTGCTACTGCAAGACTTAAGCGCATGCGTAACCTTAATCCTGATGAAATCTTTGATCAGGTGGTAGCAATAGACCAGCAAAGTAGGTTGTACAACAACAGACCGCTATCAAACATCGTTTTTATGGGAATGGGGGAACCACTCATGAACTATAACAACGTTATCAAGTCTATTGAAAAAATCACCAGCCCAGATGGTTTAAATATGTCTCCCAAGCGCATTACCGTATCTACGAGTGGAGTGCCTAAAATGATCAAGAAACTTGCTGATGAAGAGCCTAAGTTTCACCTTGCCTTATCTCTGCACAGCGCCATAGATGAGAAGCGAGAGAAAATCATGCCTTTCAACAAACAATTTCCGTTAACTGATATTAAGGAGGCGCTTAAATACTGGTATGAAAAAACTGGATCACGGGTTACTTATGAGTACGTGGTCTGGAAAGGAATCAATGATAACGAGGAAGATGTTCATGAACTCGTAAAATTCTGCAAACTGATCCCTTGTAAGGTCAATATCATAGAATATAACTCTATTGACGATCCTCGCTTTGAGCAAGCCTCAAAGAAGTCAATCGATATGTATGAGCGACAACTTGAGAAAAACAATATTATTGTAAACGTACGTCGTAGCAGAGGTAAGGATATCGATGCTGCATGTGGACAATTAGCTAACAAAGAGTAA
- a CDS encoding T9SS type A sorting domain-containing protein, whose amino-acid sequence MKLRLLLTIVFFTNIILFTSAQVSDDKNPKSWDLGISFEQETEIMPFVDEAKLIREDSLALIEEFKKPYKFGENIDVSFNLFNSGKWTELKNGDRIWTLNIYSAGARSLNFLMNRYSLPEGGELYIYSDDRSSKIGPYTFKENQDDGVLGTWVVHGDNVWLEYYEPKDVKNLGRISISEVVHGYKPFADPTIKYQKALNDSGACNVDVMCDPNLGSTNGVDWTNVRDNYRHAVGVIIVGGSTSCTGTLVNNVREDGTPYFLTANHCLGNVPDGFGSNYPSNNWAVGFDWFTNTPDCATFSNTQGPTFSSRIVSGMTLRANRYASDVALFELNQTPPSSWNLYYAGWNNSPVPSSSQLGMHHPSGDIMKLSRYDRTVSSITVSGIQCWRVANWDYGVTEGGSSGSCLIDPQGRIVGQLLGGGAACSGINDNNQEDWYGKMSVSWSSGFNSARRLREWLDPDNSGATTLDGSFENTLGVDDVESPFQISLFPNPTSGIINLETDRNAKYSVLTLSGKMIKSSEVVAGSNTINLSQYASGIYFIKVTAENATTVLKVVKE is encoded by the coding sequence ATGAAGTTAAGACTTTTACTTACAATTGTATTTTTCACAAATATCATACTATTTACTTCAGCTCAGGTATCTGATGATAAGAACCCAAAAAGCTGGGATTTAGGAATCTCTTTTGAACAAGAGACGGAAATAATGCCATTTGTAGATGAAGCCAAACTAATTCGAGAGGATAGTCTAGCTCTTATTGAAGAATTTAAAAAGCCTTACAAATTCGGAGAGAATATTGATGTGTCATTTAACTTATTTAATTCAGGAAAGTGGACAGAATTAAAAAATGGTGATCGGATATGGACTCTAAACATTTATTCTGCTGGAGCTAGATCTCTAAATTTCCTTATGAATAGATATAGTTTGCCTGAAGGTGGGGAGCTATATATTTACTCTGATGATCGCTCCAGTAAAATCGGGCCTTATACATTTAAAGAAAATCAAGATGATGGTGTGTTAGGAACATGGGTCGTTCATGGTGATAATGTCTGGCTAGAATATTACGAGCCTAAGGACGTCAAAAATTTAGGGCGTATTTCTATAAGTGAAGTAGTTCATGGCTATAAACCTTTTGCTGATCCCACAATTAAATATCAAAAGGCTTTGAATGATTCAGGAGCCTGTAATGTAGATGTTATGTGTGATCCTAACTTAGGAAGCACTAATGGAGTAGATTGGACTAATGTACGCGATAACTATAGACATGCTGTAGGAGTTATAATAGTCGGAGGTAGTACATCCTGTACCGGTACGCTGGTTAATAACGTAAGAGAAGATGGAACTCCTTATTTTTTAACAGCCAATCATTGTTTAGGTAATGTTCCTGATGGATTTGGCTCTAACTATCCTAGTAATAATTGGGCTGTCGGTTTTGATTGGTTCACAAACACGCCTGACTGTGCAACTTTTTCTAATACTCAAGGACCGACCTTTTCCTCAAGGATTGTCTCTGGAATGACTTTGAGGGCAAATCGATATGCTAGTGACGTAGCACTATTCGAGCTTAATCAAACTCCACCTTCTAGCTGGAATCTTTATTATGCAGGCTGGAACAATTCCCCTGTACCCTCAAGTTCTCAATTAGGGATGCATCATCCATCTGGGGATATTATGAAACTGAGTCGATATGACCGCACTGTCTCATCCATAACTGTATCTGGTATTCAATGCTGGAGGGTGGCCAACTGGGATTATGGAGTTACTGAAGGTGGTAGTAGTGGTAGTTGTCTCATAGATCCACAAGGTCGGATTGTAGGTCAATTACTGGGTGGTGGAGCAGCTTGTTCAGGAATAAATGATAACAATCAAGAGGACTGGTATGGAAAAATGAGTGTCAGTTGGAGTTCGGGTTTCAATTCTGCAAGAAGGCTAAGAGAATGGCTAGATCCTGATAATAGTGGTGCTACAACTTTAGACGGAAGCTTTGAAAACACACTTGGAGTAGATGACGTTGAAAGTCCATTTCAAATTTCATTGTTTCCCAACCCCACAAGCGGAATCATAAACCTTGAAACTGATCGCAACGCTAAATACAGTGTTCTTACCCTATCAGGAAAAATGATCAAGTCCTCAGAAGTCGTTGCAGGCTCTAACACAATTAATTTATCACAATATGCGAGCGGCATCTACTTCATTAAAGTCACGGCAGAAAATGCTACAACTGTTTTAAAGGTGGTTAAAGAATAA
- the queA gene encoding tRNA preQ1(34) S-adenosylmethionine ribosyltransferase-isomerase QueA encodes MKLSQFGFDLPEERIAKHPPLNRDESKLMVLHPKTGEIEHKMFKDVLDYFEEDDVFVMNDTKVFPARLYGNKEKTNARIEVFLLRELNPTTKLWDVLVDPARKIRIGNKLYFGEDESLVAEVIDNTTSRGRTLRFLYDGSYEEFRKALNDLGETPLPKELDRDVEEDDEERYQTIFAQNEGAVAAPIAGLHFSKHLLKRMEIKGVKRTSVTMHIGLGTFAPVEVEDLSKHKMDSEQAFITQETCDIVNKAIDNKKKICVVGTTTMRTMESSVSSDGHLNPFDGWTNKFIFPSYEFAIADAMITNFHPPKSTLMMQAAAFAGYDLLKKAYELAIKEEYNFSTYGDAMLIIY; translated from the coding sequence ATGAAACTATCACAGTTCGGCTTTGACCTTCCAGAGGAGCGCATTGCCAAACATCCGCCACTTAATAGAGACGAGTCAAAACTTATGGTGCTACACCCTAAGACGGGTGAAATTGAGCATAAAATGTTCAAGGATGTCTTAGACTACTTTGAGGAAGATGATGTTTTTGTGATGAATGACACTAAGGTCTTCCCTGCGAGACTTTATGGTAACAAAGAAAAAACCAATGCCCGGATTGAGGTGTTTCTTTTACGAGAACTTAACCCTACAACTAAGCTGTGGGATGTGCTTGTAGATCCAGCTCGTAAGATACGTATAGGTAACAAGCTCTATTTTGGTGAAGATGAGAGTCTCGTAGCTGAAGTTATCGATAACACCACTTCGAGAGGTAGGACTTTAAGGTTCTTATACGATGGAAGCTATGAAGAATTCAGAAAGGCGCTCAACGATCTTGGTGAAACACCGCTTCCCAAAGAATTAGACCGTGATGTTGAAGAAGATGATGAGGAACGCTATCAAACCATATTTGCTCAGAATGAAGGAGCTGTGGCAGCTCCTATAGCAGGTCTACATTTCTCTAAACATTTGCTTAAGCGTATGGAGATTAAAGGAGTAAAACGCACATCAGTTACCATGCATATAGGTCTGGGTACTTTTGCTCCGGTAGAAGTAGAAGATCTCAGTAAGCATAAAATGGACAGCGAGCAAGCTTTTATCACTCAAGAAACTTGCGACATAGTCAACAAGGCAATTGATAACAAAAAGAAAATCTGTGTAGTGGGAACTACCACCATGAGAACCATGGAAAGTAGTGTAAGCAGTGATGGTCATTTGAATCCATTTGATGGCTGGACTAATAAATTTATTTTCCCGAGTTATGAATTTGCGATTGCAGATGCGATGATCACAAACTTCCATCCGCCTAAATCTACTCTCATGATGCAAGCCGCGGCATTCGCTGGTTACGATCTCTTAAAAAAGGCCTATGAGCTCGCTATTAAGGAGGAGTACAATTTCAGTACTTACGGTGACGCCATGCTAATTATATATTAA
- a CDS encoding 3-phosphoshikimate 1-carboxyvinyltransferase yields MDLKLDHQAAQLYDLKQLTISGSKSESNRLLILKKLFESIEIENLSTSDDTKYLDKVLNSQNKVLDIGHAGTAMRFGTAYFAAQPGKEVILTGSDRMKQRPIGILVEALNKLGAQITYLEKEGFPPLKIHGQSLKSEKLEIDGSVSSQFLTALLLIGASLENGLQLEIKNLTSVPYLKMTCAILENLGVSVGWNENKNATFVTVQMQSSRITGRYTVESDWSSAGYWYSWTALQEPGFEMKLNHFKNPSLQGDSKIVEIYQHFGVRTYFEGTTLHLRKYEKILPEQLNLDFTDIPDQAQTVFATCLGLGIDLHFTGLHTLKVKETDRIEAMKMVGSRFRNPDSYRDEITTSHNDIKMRHDRSKSFKKDVIVDTFHDHRMAMAFAPLCAKTSLVIKDAGVVSKSYPTFWEDLKCYGVGISVI; encoded by the coding sequence ATGGATTTAAAGTTGGATCATCAAGCTGCGCAGCTCTACGATCTCAAGCAACTCACCATAAGTGGATCAAAAAGTGAGAGCAATAGGCTTTTGATTCTTAAAAAACTATTTGAATCTATAGAGATCGAAAACCTTTCTACAAGCGACGACACAAAATATCTCGATAAAGTATTAAATAGTCAAAATAAGGTTTTAGACATAGGGCATGCAGGCACTGCCATGCGATTTGGTACCGCATATTTTGCGGCACAGCCAGGCAAAGAAGTGATTTTGACCGGCAGTGACCGCATGAAGCAACGTCCCATAGGCATTCTTGTGGAAGCACTCAACAAACTGGGAGCTCAAATTACTTATCTTGAAAAGGAAGGATTTCCACCTCTCAAAATTCACGGTCAATCATTAAAAAGTGAAAAGCTTGAGATAGATGGTAGCGTTTCCAGTCAATTTTTAACGGCTCTCCTGCTTATAGGTGCTTCTCTGGAAAACGGCCTGCAGCTTGAGATCAAAAACCTAACCTCTGTTCCCTATTTGAAGATGACCTGTGCGATTCTAGAAAACCTGGGCGTCTCGGTAGGGTGGAATGAAAACAAAAATGCCACATTTGTCACTGTGCAAATGCAAAGCTCGAGAATTACAGGTCGATACACAGTAGAATCTGACTGGAGCAGTGCAGGATACTGGTACAGCTGGACAGCGTTGCAAGAGCCTGGTTTTGAGATGAAACTCAATCACTTTAAAAATCCATCATTGCAAGGAGATTCAAAGATCGTGGAGATCTATCAGCATTTTGGAGTCCGCACATATTTTGAAGGTACGACGTTGCATTTGCGTAAGTATGAAAAGATATTGCCAGAGCAACTAAATCTGGACTTCACAGATATTCCTGATCAGGCACAAACAGTTTTTGCCACTTGTCTGGGGCTTGGCATAGATCTTCATTTTACAGGTTTGCATACTTTAAAAGTCAAGGAAACAGACCGTATTGAGGCAATGAAGATGGTGGGTTCCCGCTTTCGCAATCCCGATAGCTATCGGGACGAGATCACCACAAGCCACAACGATATCAAAATGCGTCATGATCGATCTAAAAGCTTCAAGAAAGATGTCATAGTTGACACTTTCCATGATCATAGGATGGCAATGGCCTTTGCTCCACTTTGTGCAAAGACATCTCTTGTTATCAAAGATGCGGGTGTCGTTTCCAAGAGCTATCCTACATTTTGGGAAGACTTAAAATGCTACGGTGTAGGGATTTCTGTCATATAA
- a CDS encoding nucleotide pyrophosphohydrolase, which yields MSLKESQKQVDDWIKNHGVRYFNELTNMAQLTEEVGEVARIIARRYGEQSEKESDKQKDLGEELADVMFVVLCLANQTDTDLEAAFAKKLQLKTERDHDRHHSNEKLK from the coding sequence ATGAGCCTGAAAGAATCCCAAAAACAAGTTGACGACTGGATCAAAAACCACGGCGTTAGATACTTTAATGAGCTGACTAATATGGCCCAGCTAACAGAGGAGGTAGGTGAGGTAGCGAGAATCATTGCACGCCGGTATGGCGAGCAAAGCGAAAAGGAAAGCGATAAACAGAAAGACTTAGGAGAAGAGCTGGCAGATGTTATGTTTGTAGTATTGTGTCTGGCAAATCAAACTGATACTGATCTAGAAGCTGCATTTGCAAAAAAACTGCAACTCAAAACAGAAAGAGACCACGATCGCCATCATAGCAATGAAAAACTTAAGTAG
- the dtd gene encoding D-aminoacyl-tRNA deacylase, protein MRLVIQRVKSASVSIDGDVFSSIQEGLLILLGITHDDTAEDVDWLVNKVVNMRIFSDTEGKMNLSIKDTDGEALVVSQFTLHASTKKGNRPSYIKAARPEVAIPLYELFVDTLSRKRTSTPLSDHDEATSSGTGNKVKTGVFGADMQVELVNDGPVTIVIDSKDKE, encoded by the coding sequence ATGAGATTAGTCATTCAACGGGTAAAAAGCGCTAGCGTTTCTATCGATGGTGATGTATTTTCATCCATCCAAGAAGGATTGCTGATTCTCTTGGGAATCACGCACGACGATACAGCAGAAGATGTAGACTGGCTGGTGAACAAGGTTGTCAATATGAGGATCTTTAGCGATACAGAGGGCAAAATGAATTTATCCATAAAAGACACAGACGGTGAGGCGCTAGTCGTTTCTCAATTCACGTTGCACGCCAGTACCAAAAAGGGAAACCGACCCAGCTATATCAAAGCTGCACGACCAGAAGTTGCGATACCATTGTATGAGCTTTTTGTGGATACGCTTTCGCGAAAGCGCACTTCGACTCCGCTCAGCGACCATGACGAAGCCACATCTTCAGGAACAGGTAATAAAGTAAAAACAGGCGTATTTGGAGCAGACATGCAGGTAGAATTGGTCAATGATGGGCCGGTCACCATAGTAATAGATTCAAAAGATAAAGAATAA
- the rsgA gene encoding ribosome small subunit-dependent GTPase A, protein MTGTVYRSTGSWYEVKGADGVFYSCRIKGKFRLKGIKSTNPVAVGDKVQFSLEKKGDEEIGIIGQIEERENYIVRKSVNLSKQTHIIAANIDQVFLLVTINNPPTFTSFIDRFLVTAEAYHIPVVLVFNKVDTYDDEPSEILIDPETGEEVTQMTELDAVRVMMHLYKNIGYDCIAISAATGKNVELVKEKMTGKTSMFSGHSGAGKSTLANAVQPGLDLKTKEISDQHKQGQHTTTFAEMFDLDFDARLIDTPGIKGFGVVDMEKEEVGDYFPEIFERKQDCKFHNCLHLEEPKCAVKEAVENGEIAYSRYESYLQLISDEDENYRADKHRAHL, encoded by the coding sequence ATGACAGGAACCGTTTACAGATCTACAGGCAGCTGGTATGAGGTGAAGGGGGCTGACGGTGTTTTCTACTCCTGTCGCATAAAGGGAAAATTCAGATTAAAAGGTATCAAGAGCACTAATCCCGTTGCGGTGGGCGACAAGGTCCAGTTTTCGCTTGAGAAAAAAGGTGACGAGGAGATAGGAATTATAGGTCAGATTGAGGAGCGAGAGAACTACATCGTGCGTAAATCAGTCAATCTCTCTAAGCAGACCCACATCATTGCGGCAAACATTGATCAGGTTTTTTTATTGGTTACGATTAATAATCCGCCCACGTTTACTTCATTTATCGATCGATTCCTAGTAACGGCAGAAGCCTATCACATTCCCGTGGTTCTAGTCTTCAATAAAGTAGATACTTATGACGATGAACCCAGCGAAATCTTGATTGATCCCGAGACGGGAGAAGAAGTTACACAAATGACTGAGCTGGATGCCGTGCGCGTGATGATGCATCTGTATAAAAACATAGGTTACGATTGCATAGCAATAAGCGCTGCAACTGGTAAGAACGTTGAGCTGGTCAAAGAGAAAATGACCGGTAAAACCAGTATGTTCAGTGGTCATAGTGGTGCAGGTAAAAGCACGCTAGCTAATGCAGTTCAACCCGGTCTCGATCTCAAAACCAAAGAAATAAGCGACCAGCATAAACAGGGGCAGCATACCACGACTTTTGCAGAGATGTTTGATCTGGATTTTGATGCCCGATTGATCGACACACCTGGAATAAAAGGTTTTGGCGTGGTGGACATGGAAAAAGAAGAAGTGGGTGATTATTTCCCAGAAATTTTTGAGCGAAAGCAAGACTGTAAATTCCACAACTGCCTTCATCTAGAAGAGCCTAAATGTGCCGTCAAAGAAGCCGTTGAAAACGGTGAGATTGCCTACTCCCGCTATGAAAGCTACTTGCAGCTCATCAGCGATGAAGATGAGAACTACCGAGCCGACAAACACCGTGCGCATTTATGA